In the bacterium genome, one interval contains:
- a CDS encoding tetratricopeptide repeat protein: MKNDKHKCDHSRLIHVLQNQAQVLNLVGKNERSLAGLKRGLAVSKRCGDKRSQADCLDQLCQIYTSLSRYQEMQAAAQVAFELYQELDDRKGQAASLNNFGYVHSRMGDYPRALEQYSLSLEIQEEIGDRRGQAYSLSNIGTAHNFQADFPRALDHFTRSLKIQEEIGDRPGQALSHSNLGGVYGQLGDYPRALEHYDRSLNIRKQIGDRQGQANLLSNIGVVRSLISDWPGTLGYNTRSLKIREETGDRRGQALCLSNIGAVHRQLGDYPRAQACYASSLKIQEEIRDRKNQAISLNNLGGVHEDLGDEDRALEHYRRSLKMREEMGDSLGQATSLNSIANVCLARGEIIEAGELLLLAEKIARERGGKNLLRKIFLSLGELELSRPAPETSPVRALEFAAQSLQLAGELKSKSGRAEALLLQARIERSEDKFQEAIAISQELNNPLETAKAVFYHGSTMPARDSVDRARVMFERLGAKGWLARLGDSE; this comes from the coding sequence ATGAAGAACGACAAGCATAAATGTGACCACTCCAGGCTGATCCACGTCCTGCAAAACCAGGCCCAGGTGCTTAATCTGGTCGGCAAAAATGAAAGATCCTTGGCCGGCCTAAAACGGGGGCTGGCCGTCTCAAAGCGCTGCGGAGATAAAAGATCCCAGGCCGACTGCCTGGATCAGCTGTGCCAGATATACACCTCGCTCAGCCGGTACCAGGAGATGCAGGCGGCCGCCCAGGTGGCATTCGAGCTGTATCAGGAACTGGATGACCGGAAGGGCCAGGCGGCCAGCCTCAACAATTTCGGCTACGTCCACAGCCGGATGGGGGATTACCCCCGGGCCCTGGAGCAGTATTCCCTTTCCCTTGAAATCCAGGAGGAGATCGGCGACCGCCGGGGCCAGGCCTACAGCCTCAGCAACATCGGCACGGCCCACAACTTCCAGGCCGATTTTCCCAGGGCGCTGGACCATTTCACCCGGTCCCTCAAGATCCAGGAGGAGATCGGCGACCGGCCGGGGCAGGCCCTCAGCCACAGCAACCTGGGCGGGGTCTACGGCCAGCTGGGGGATTATCCCCGGGCCTTGGAACACTATGACCGGTCGCTGAACATAAGGAAACAGATCGGCGACCGCCAGGGCCAGGCCAACCTTCTCAGCAATATCGGGGTGGTCCGGAGTCTGATCAGCGACTGGCCCGGAACGCTGGGATACAACACCCGGTCCCTTAAGATCCGGGAGGAGACCGGAGACCGGCGGGGACAGGCCCTGTGCCTCAGCAACATCGGCGCGGTGCACCGGCAGCTGGGCGATTATCCCCGGGCCCAGGCCTGCTACGCCAGCTCCCTGAAGATACAGGAGGAGATCCGCGACCGGAAGAATCAGGCCATCAGCCTGAACAACCTGGGCGGGGTCCATGAGGATCTGGGGGATGAGGACCGGGCCCTGGAGCATTACCGCCGGTCGCTGAAGATGCGGGAGGAGATGGGGGACAGCCTGGGCCAGGCCACCAGCCTCAACAGCATTGCCAATGTCTGCCTGGCCCGGGGGGAGATCATCGAGGCCGGGGAGCTGCTTTTACTGGCCGAAAAGATAGCCCGGGAAAGGGGCGGGAAGAACCTTCTCAGGAAGATCTTCCTTTCCCTGGGCGAATTGGAATTGTCCCGGCCCGCCCCGGAAACCTCACCGGTCAGGGCTTTGGAATTTGCAGCCCAGTCGCTCCAATTGGCCGGGGAACTGAAGTCGAAGTCCGGCCGGGCCGAGGCCCTGCTGCTGCAGGCCAGGATCGAGCGCTCTGAAGATAAATTCCAGGAAGCCATCGCCATCTCCCAGGAACTTAATAATCCGCTGGAGACGGCCAAGGCCGTGTTTTATCATGGCAGCACCATGCCGGCCAGGGATTCGGTTGACAGGGCCAGGGTAATGTTTGAAAGATTGGGAGCCAAAGGCTGGCTGGCCAGACTGGGGGATAGTGAGTGA
- a CDS encoding glucose-6-phosphate isomerase, with the protein MTELKIRFDYNNLMSERLGDFGISYPQIEKSGLLAAQASEWFYRQRAKGKMDFFDLPERPEHLKSSLALARMLKGRFSDLVVLGIGGSALGTAAIQAALNPYAYNHLDKKELKGRPRLWVLDNVDPEKLKNIQSLLNPKTTLVNVISKSGATAETSAQFLWLRAWLFKALGPKWKNNLVVTTDPQEGILRQIVREEGLLSLEVPGGVGGRFSVLTPVGLFPLAMAGVDVKGLLAGAAAMRQRTLEENPWRNPARLYALTQYLLYRKGCHISVMMPYSDSLYLMADWFRQLWAESLGKRLNSKNEVVETGPTPVKALGATDQHSQIQLYAEGPRDKVVTFIRVEKFRSVLPVPKGYLKIKDLAYLSGHDFGELLNAEQRATAMALARNGRPNCTFILPRIDAQVIGQMIFLLETATAYAGGLFGVNPMDQPGVEEGKRYAYGLMGKQGFANRAVEVKKFEAGSQKKYII; encoded by the coding sequence ATGACCGAGCTTAAGATCAGATTCGATTACAACAACCTGATGTCCGAGCGGCTGGGGGATTTTGGAATATCCTACCCCCAGATCGAGAAGTCGGGGCTGCTGGCGGCCCAGGCCTCGGAGTGGTTCTACCGCCAGCGGGCCAAGGGGAAGATGGATTTCTTTGACCTGCCGGAAAGGCCCGAACATCTGAAATCATCGCTGGCCCTGGCCCGGATGCTGAAGGGCAGGTTCAGCGACCTGGTGGTGCTGGGCATCGGCGGCTCGGCCCTGGGCACGGCGGCGATTCAGGCGGCCCTTAATCCTTATGCCTACAACCACCTGGACAAGAAGGAGCTCAAGGGACGGCCCCGGCTGTGGGTGCTGGACAACGTGGACCCGGAAAAACTGAAAAACATCCAGTCGCTTTTAAACCCCAAGACCACCCTGGTCAACGTCATCAGCAAGTCGGGGGCCACCGCCGAGACCAGCGCCCAGTTCCTGTGGCTGCGGGCCTGGCTGTTCAAAGCGCTGGGACCCAAATGGAAGAACAACCTGGTCGTCACCACCGACCCCCAGGAGGGGATATTAAGGCAGATCGTCCGGGAGGAGGGGCTGCTGAGCCTGGAGGTCCCGGGGGGCGTGGGCGGCCGGTTCTCGGTGCTGACCCCGGTGGGGCTGTTTCCCCTGGCCATGGCCGGGGTGGATGTCAAAGGCCTGCTGGCCGGCGCGGCCGCCATGCGCCAGCGGACCCTGGAAGAAAATCCCTGGCGCAACCCGGCCCGGCTTTACGCCCTGACCCAGTATCTGCTTTACCGCAAGGGCTGCCACATCAGCGTGATGATGCCCTATTCCGACAGCCTTTATCTTATGGCCGACTGGTTCCGCCAGCTGTGGGCCGAAAGCCTGGGCAAAAGGCTTAACAGCAAAAACGAGGTGGTGGAGACCGGCCCCACCCCGGTCAAGGCGCTGGGGGCCACCGACCAGCATTCCCAGATCCAGCTTTATGCCGAGGGGCCGCGGGACAAGGTGGTGACCTTCATCCGGGTGGAAAAATTCCGGTCCGTCCTGCCCGTCCCCAAGGGCTACCTCAAAATAAAGGATCTGGCCTATTTGAGCGGCCACGATTTCGGGGAGCTTTTGAACGCCGAGCAGCGGGCCACCGCCATGGCCCTGGCCAGGAACGGCCGCCCCAACTGCACTTTCATCCTTCCCCGGATCGATGCCCAGGTCATCGGACAAATGATATTCCTTTTGGAGACGGCCACCGCCTATGCCGGCGGGCTGTTCGGGGTCAACCCCATGGACCAGCCGGGGGTGGAGGAGGGCAAGCGCTACGCCTACGGCCTGATGGGCAAGCAGGGCTTTGCCAACCGGGCGGTGGAGGTCAAAAAGTTTGAAGCGGGCAGCCAGAAAAAATACATTATATAA
- a CDS encoding BRO family protein, with amino-acid sequence MTDKALAVFENYKIRRHYDPQAEKWYFSVVDIVAVLVQQPDYQAARNYWKVLKNRLKKEGSQSVTKCNRLKLEAADGKKYLTDAADPETLLRLIQSVPSPKAEPIKLWLAKVGYERLQDMTDPVRSLDRARLYWQQHGRSQKWIQQRMMGQETRNKLTDYWNGHDIKGEEEYAFLTNIIHQEWSGVSVKKHKEIKGLKTQNLRDHMSEAELIFSALAELSTRQIAESVKASGLDENAQAGQKGGKIARKARLELERRTGKSVVTQDNYLPPPKKQLKQDD; translated from the coding sequence ATGACGGATAAAGCGTTGGCGGTATTCGAAAATTATAAAATCCGCCGCCATTACGACCCGCAGGCTGAAAAATGGTATTTTTCGGTGGTGGACATCGTGGCGGTGTTGGTACAGCAGCCGGATTATCAGGCCGCTCGAAACTATTGGAAAGTATTGAAAAACCGGTTGAAAAAAGAAGGCAGTCAGTCGGTTACAAAATGTAACCGACTGAAGTTGGAGGCTGCCGATGGTAAAAAATACCTGACCGATGCCGCCGACCCGGAAACCCTGTTAAGGCTTATCCAGTCTGTTCCCAGTCCCAAGGCCGAACCGATCAAACTCTGGCTGGCCAAGGTGGGTTACGAACGCCTGCAGGACATGACAGACCCCGTCCGTTCCCTGGACCGCGCCCGACTGTACTGGCAGCAGCACGGTAGAAGCCAAAAGTGGATCCAACAGCGGATGATGGGCCAGGAAACCCGCAACAAACTGACCGATTACTGGAACGGCCATGACATCAAGGGCGAAGAGGAGTATGCTTTTTTAACCAACATCATTCATCAGGAATGGAGCGGCGTTTCGGTCAAGAAGCATAAAGAGATCAAAGGCCTAAAAACCCAAAACCTGCGGGATCATATGAGCGAAGCGGAGCTGATTTTTTCGGCGTTGGCGGAGCTCTCGACCCGCCAGATTGCTGAAAGCGTGAAAGCCTCCGGGCTGGACGAAAACGCCCAAGCCGGGCAAAAAGGCGGAAAGATAGCCAGGAAAGCGCGGTTGGAGTTGGAGCGGAGAACAGGGAAAAGCGTTGTAACGCAGGACAATTATCTTCCTCCGCCCAAAAAACAATTAAAACAAGATGACTGA
- a CDS encoding glycosyltransferase: protein MKNILIISASAGAGHTMAAKAIEQSLASAPQSQQKYRVTHIDLLKFSTLLYKAVYHDLYLYMAQNQPLMWGYIFTTSDNLKRQNRPDFLLRLLDTLNTRKFTSFIKEQEWDLIISTHFLASQLVCDLKRKGKIEAPLLTVTTDYGLHSYWILPECEHYSVADQNSRQHLMASGVPSGRINVLGIPVNPEFAKKKPSSVIRERLVLAPRLPAVLMLSGGFGVGPIEKMVASLAAVKSNFQLVVIAGKNRKLLSRLRQMREQLPFKMITVGFTEQMDEYMRACDILISKPGGLTTAEAMACGLPMIIVNPIPGQEDMNSDMLLEHGAGIKAMHQLDIPHRLDEVLSSPQKLSAMRKNALALGRPRAAQEVAKLVEEILD from the coding sequence ATGAAGAACATCCTGATCATCTCGGCCTCGGCCGGGGCCGGACACACCATGGCCGCCAAGGCCATAGAGCAGTCCCTGGCCTCGGCTCCCCAGAGCCAGCAGAAGTACCGGGTGACCCACATCGACCTGTTGAAATTCTCCACCCTGCTCTACAAGGCGGTCTATCACGACCTGTACCTTTACATGGCCCAGAACCAGCCGCTGATGTGGGGCTACATCTTCACCACCTCGGACAACCTCAAGCGCCAGAACCGCCCCGATTTCCTGTTGCGGCTTTTGGACACCCTCAACACCCGCAAGTTCACCTCCTTCATCAAGGAGCAGGAGTGGGACCTGATAATCTCCACCCATTTCCTGGCCTCCCAGCTGGTCTGCGACCTTAAGCGCAAGGGAAAAATAGAGGCCCCGCTTTTGACCGTGACCACCGACTACGGCCTGCACTCCTACTGGATCCTGCCGGAATGCGAACACTATTCGGTGGCCGACCAGAACAGCCGCCAGCACCTGATGGCCTCGGGCGTCCCCTCCGGGCGGATCAACGTGCTGGGAATTCCGGTCAACCCGGAGTTCGCCAAAAAGAAGCCTTCATCCGTCATCCGGGAAAGGCTGGTGCTGGCCCCCCGGCTGCCCGCGGTGCTGATGCTGTCCGGGGGGTTCGGGGTGGGTCCCATCGAAAAAATGGTGGCCTCGCTGGCCGCGGTCAAATCCAACTTCCAGCTGGTGGTGATCGCCGGGAAGAACCGCAAGCTTTTAAGCCGCCTGCGCCAGATGAGGGAACAGCTGCCGTTCAAGATGATCACCGTGGGGTTCACCGAGCAGATGGACGAGTACATGCGGGCCTGCGACATCCTGATCAGCAAGCCCGGCGGCCTGACCACCGCCGAGGCCATGGCCTGCGGCCTGCCCATGATCATCGTCAACCCCATCCCCGGCCAGGAGGACATGAACAGCGACATGCTGCTGGAGCACGGGGCCGGGATCAAGGCCATGCACCAGCTGGACATTCCCCACCGGCTGGACGAGGTGCTGTCCTCGCCCCAGAAACTTTCAGCCATGAGAAAGAACGCTTTGGCCCTGGGCAGGCCCCGGGCCGCCCAGGAGGTGGCCAAATTGGTGGAGGAGATACTGGACTGA
- a CDS encoding 6-phosphofructokinase, with product MPKIKRFGILTAGGDCPGLNAVIRAVAKTAISEHGMQVIGIEDGYAGLIEGRYHELTWRNVSGILAEGGTILGTSNRDNPFRYAVKNAQGEMEYQDVFDRVQKNFELARLEALVAIGGDGTMAMTQKMIDRGIKVVGIPKTIDNDLAATDVTFGFDSAVVTATEALDKLQSTAMSHHRVMIVETMGRYAGWIALYSGVAGGGDIILLPEIPYDINQVCRRIIERNQKGRRFSIVVVSEGAKPKGGEMVVRKLIKESTDPVRLGGIGQKLADDIEEQTGIDCRVTVLGHLQRGGSPTAFDRILGTRFGVKAVELLARGEFGQMAALKGLKVEAVPIKEAVGQLRLVQPDSEVIRAAKSIGTVFGD from the coding sequence ATGCCCAAGATCAAGCGCTTCGGGATCCTGACCGCCGGGGGCGACTGCCCCGGCCTTAACGCCGTGATCCGGGCGGTGGCCAAGACCGCCATCAGCGAGCACGGGATGCAGGTGATCGGCATCGAGGACGGCTACGCCGGGCTGATCGAGGGCCGGTATCACGAGCTCACCTGGCGCAACGTCTCCGGCATCCTGGCCGAGGGCGGCACCATTTTGGGCACCTCCAACCGGGACAACCCCTTCCGCTACGCGGTCAAGAACGCCCAGGGGGAGATGGAATACCAGGATGTTTTCGACCGGGTGCAGAAGAACTTTGAGCTGGCCCGCCTGGAGGCCCTGGTGGCCATCGGCGGCGACGGCACCATGGCCATGACCCAGAAGATGATAGACCGGGGGATCAAGGTGGTGGGCATCCCCAAGACCATCGACAACGATTTGGCCGCCACCGACGTCACCTTCGGCTTCGACTCGGCGGTGGTGACCGCCACCGAGGCTTTGGACAAGCTGCAGTCCACCGCCATGTCCCACCACCGGGTGATGATAGTGGAGACCATGGGCCGCTACGCCGGGTGGATAGCGCTTTACAGCGGGGTGGCCGGCGGCGGCGACATCATACTTTTGCCAGAGATCCCCTACGACATCAACCAGGTCTGCCGGCGGATCATCGAGCGCAACCAGAAGGGCCGGCGCTTCTCCATCGTGGTGGTCTCGGAGGGGGCCAAGCCCAAAGGGGGTGAGATGGTGGTCCGCAAGCTGATCAAGGAGTCCACCGACCCGGTGCGGCTGGGGGGCATCGGCCAGAAGCTGGCCGACGACATCGAGGAGCAGACCGGGATCGACTGCCGGGTGACGGTGCTGGGCCACCTGCAGCGGGGCGGCAGTCCCACCGCCTTCGACCGGATACTGGGCACCCGGTTCGGGGTCAAGGCCGTGGAGCTTCTGGCCAGGGGTGAGTTCGGGCAGATGGCGGCCCTGAAGGGGCTGAAGGTGGAGGCGGTGCCCATCAAGGAGGCGGTGGGCCAGCTGCGGCTGGTGCAGCCGGACTCCGAGGTGATCCGGGCGGCCAAGTCCATTGGCACCGTGTTCGGGGACTAA
- a CDS encoding DegT/DnrJ/EryC1/StrS family aminotransferase, whose amino-acid sequence MIKLASPDITQREIDAVVKVLKSGTLSLGPEILKFERSFAGYTGRKHALAVSSGTAGLHLITRALGLKKGDEVITSPYSFAASVNCILYQGAKPVFADIDPQTLNIDPKKIEARITSRTRAILAVDIFGLPAEFRKIQALCKKHRLILIEDSCEALGAVYQKKRAGSFGVASVFGFYPNKQITTGEGGMVLTDDDHLAGIMRSLRNQGRHSMGGWLAHHDLGYNYRMPDINAALGSVQLARLPGILARRKKIAQNYQKLFSERLPEFTVLKDFPGMTRSWFVFAALVPQRLKGLGRDRLIKRLQEQGIGCAHYFPALHLQPYLVKELKHKRGDFPLTEDAADRSLAIPFHHLLTLKDQERVVKAMEQFVNEQ is encoded by the coding sequence ATGATCAAACTGGCTTCCCCCGACATCACCCAGCGCGAGATCGACGCCGTGGTCAAGGTGCTGAAATCCGGCACCCTCAGCCTGGGCCCGGAGATACTGAAGTTCGAAAGGTCATTCGCCGGATACACCGGGCGCAAACACGCCCTGGCGGTCTCATCCGGCACGGCGGGGCTGCACCTGATCACCCGGGCTTTGGGCTTGAAAAAAGGGGACGAGGTCATCACCTCGCCCTATTCCTTTGCCGCCTCGGTCAACTGCATCCTGTACCAGGGGGCCAAACCGGTCTTCGCGGACATCGATCCCCAAACCCTGAACATCGATCCCAAAAAGATAGAAGCCAGGATCACTTCCCGCACCCGGGCAATTTTGGCGGTGGACATCTTCGGCCTGCCGGCCGAGTTCCGGAAGATCCAGGCCCTCTGTAAAAAGCACCGGCTGATATTGATCGAGGATTCCTGCGAGGCCCTGGGGGCCGTGTATCAGAAAAAGCGGGCCGGCTCCTTCGGGGTCGCCTCGGTCTTCGGGTTCTACCCCAACAAGCAGATCACCACCGGCGAGGGCGGGATGGTGCTGACCGATGACGACCATCTGGCCGGGATCATGCGCAGCCTGCGCAACCAGGGCCGCCATTCCATGGGCGGCTGGCTGGCCCATCACGACCTGGGGTACAACTACAGGATGCCGGACATCAACGCCGCTTTGGGCTCGGTCCAGCTGGCCCGGCTGCCCGGCATCCTGGCCCGGCGGAAGAAGATAGCCCAAAACTACCAAAAGCTTTTCTCGGAACGCCTGCCGGAATTCACGGTGTTAAAAGATTTCCCCGGGATGACCCGCAGCTGGTTCGTGTTCGCGGCCCTGGTTCCGCAAAGACTCAAGGGCTTGGGCCGGGACCGGCTGATAAAGCGCCTCCAGGAACAGGGCATCGGCTGCGCCCACTACTTTCCGGCCCTGCACCTTCAGCCCTATCTGGTGAAAGAGCTGAAGCACAAACGGGGGGACTTCCCCTTAACCGAGGACGCGGCCGACCGCAGCCTGGCCATCCCGTTCCACCATCTGCTGACCCTTAAGGACCAGGAGCGGGTGGTCAAAGCCATGGAACAGTTTGTCAATGAACAATGA